The following coding sequences are from one Arcobacter nitrofigilis DSM 7299 window:
- a CDS encoding NADH-quinone oxidoreductase subunit C: MRKYTPKDNVQKKSYYNDRFFVSPIVPRSDYKSDEIYEKDIEKISSKVQILEAYVENKELVIYINSKDNVTTLKLLKEELEYDMLMELSAIDYLAQRKGFEIFYEMLSMNKHKRIRVKCFIEEKEPIESVYSLFKMANWSEREMYDMYGVKVINHPNMKRILMPDDWYDHPLRKTYPLHGDEVAQWYEVDHIFGKEAREEIGPEERDDAAIDRYDTTRFSRLGHEVPFGTPIVEGEEKETPLAYTEEGGVKLFGKRLIKDFDEKKSKILDERR, encoded by the coding sequence ATGAGAAAATATACTCCTAAAGATAATGTACAAAAAAAATCATACTACAATGATAGATTTTTCGTATCACCTATAGTTCCTAGAAGTGATTATAAAAGTGATGAAATCTATGAAAAAGATATTGAAAAAATAAGCTCAAAAGTTCAAATATTAGAAGCTTATGTTGAAAATAAAGAATTAGTAATATATATAAATTCAAAAGATAATGTAACTACACTAAAACTTTTAAAAGAAGAGTTAGAGTATGACATGCTTATGGAACTATCTGCAATAGATTATCTAGCACAAAGAAAAGGTTTTGAAATCTTTTATGAAATGCTTTCTATGAATAAACATAAAAGAATAAGAGTTAAATGTTTTATTGAAGAGAAGGAACCTATAGAATCAGTTTACTCTTTATTTAAAATGGCAAATTGGTCAGAGAGAGAAATGTATGATATGTATGGGGTAAAAGTAATAAATCACCCAAATATGAAAAGAATACTTATGCCAGATGATTGGTATGACCACCCTTTAAGAAAAACATATCCCCTTCATGGTGATGAAGTTGCACAATGGTATGAAGTAGACCATATCTTTGGAAAAGAAGCCAGAGAAGAAATAGGTCCAGAAGAGAGAGACGATGCAGCTATTGATAGATATGACACTACGAGGTTCTCAAGATTAGGTCATGAAGTTCCTTTTGGAACACCAATAGTTGAGGGAGAAGAAAAGGAAACACCACTTGCTTATACAGAAGAGGGTGGAGTTAAACTTTTTGGAAAACGACTTATTAAAGATTTTGATGAGAAAAAATCAAAAATATTAGATGAGAGAAGGTAG
- a CDS encoding DNA-methyltransferase has product MRLKDYAYYENNNVNLYYGNCIEILKKIKKDSIDMIFADPPYGLSNNGITCKNGKMVSVNKGEWDKSKGIEEDFKFHNQWIKACQRVLKPNGTIWISGTYHSIYACGYALQKNKFKVLNEISWFKPNAAPNLSCKYFTASHETIIWAIKESTQKHTYNYKTMKHGDWHKKDIIKNEDKQMRSVWSIATPSKKEKLFGKHPTQKPIKLLERIILSSTNENDIILDPFTGSSTTGVVALQNNRQFIGIDMEKEYLNLSIKRIHNI; this is encoded by the coding sequence ATGAGACTAAAAGATTATGCGTATTATGAAAATAATAATGTTAATTTATATTATGGGAACTGTATAGAAATATTAAAAAAAATAAAAAAAGACTCTATTGATATGATATTTGCTGATCCCCCTTATGGCTTATCAAATAATGGGATTACTTGTAAAAATGGCAAGATGGTTTCAGTAAATAAAGGAGAATGGGATAAATCAAAAGGTATTGAAGAAGATTTTAAATTTCATAACCAATGGATAAAAGCTTGTCAAAGAGTCCTAAAACCAAATGGTACAATTTGGATATCGGGAACATATCATTCAATCTATGCATGTGGTTATGCACTTCAAAAAAATAAATTTAAAGTTCTCAACGAGATATCTTGGTTTAAACCAAATGCAGCTCCAAATTTAAGTTGTAAATACTTTACAGCTAGCCATGAAACAATTATTTGGGCAATTAAAGAATCTACTCAAAAACACACATACAATTATAAAACTATGAAGCATGGAGATTGGCATAAAAAAGACATCATAAAAAATGAAGATAAACAAATGCGTTCTGTATGGTCTATCGCAACACCTAGTAAAAAAGAAAAACTCTTTGGTAAACACCCAACACAAAAACCCATTAAGCTTTTAGAAAGAATTATATTATCTTCTACTAATGAAAATGATATTATCCTTGACCCTTTCACAGGAAGTTCTACTACGGGAGTAGTAGCTCTTCAAAACAATAGACAATTTATTGGAATTGATATGGAGAAAGAATATTTAAATTTATCAATAAAAAGAATACACAATATTTAA
- a CDS encoding type II restriction endonuclease — protein MDFRNFKNTLKDSIFTWDYFTNFNKVRLNVKKVEKELNILNYLIGKENLEREFISLIEEYPNVRKALPLLIAVRTNKLIVTPVLTNIETLIPENKHYIFYDELNDEIKRELIIFFNQTGLKEVFENKCIKNLVDYSFGVEVGFDTNARKNRTGTLMENIVAKFLDEFCEENPEFTYIEQATQKRILNTFNYNIDIDKNSRRFDFALFNRKKKKLYLIEVNYYSGGGSKLKATAGEYQYLHNFLKMQNLDFIWITDGKGWLTALNPLEETFNHNDYVVNLEMLKNGILDEIIK, from the coding sequence ATGGATTTTAGAAATTTTAAAAATACATTGAAAGACTCCATTTTTACTTGGGATTATTTTACTAATTTTAATAAAGTAAGATTAAATGTAAAAAAAGTAGAAAAAGAATTAAATATATTAAATTATTTAATTGGTAAAGAAAATCTTGAGAGAGAGTTTATATCTCTAATCGAAGAATATCCAAATGTTAGAAAGGCATTACCTCTTTTAATTGCTGTGAGAACGAATAAGCTAATAGTTACTCCTGTTCTTACGAATATTGAGACATTAATTCCTGAGAATAAACATTATATTTTTTATGATGAACTTAATGATGAGATTAAAAGAGAACTTATAATCTTTTTTAATCAAACAGGGCTTAAAGAAGTTTTTGAAAATAAGTGTATAAAAAATTTAGTAGATTATTCTTTTGGTGTTGAGGTAGGCTTTGATACTAATGCAAGAAAAAATCGTACAGGTACACTCATGGAAAATATAGTAGCAAAATTTTTAGATGAATTTTGTGAAGAAAACCCTGAGTTCACTTATATAGAGCAAGCGACTCAAAAACGTATATTAAATACATTTAATTATAATATCGATATTGATAAAAATAGCAGAAGATTTGATTTTGCACTTTTTAATCGAAAAAAAAAGAAGTTGTATTTAATAGAAGTAAATTATTATAGTGGTGGTGGTTCAAAACTTAAAGCAACGGCTGGAGAATATCAGTATTTACATAATTTTTTGAAAATGCAAAATTTAGATTTTATTTGGATAACGGATGGTAAAGGTTGGCTAACTGCACTTAATCCCTTAGAAGAAACTTTTAATCATAATGACTACGTTGTTAATTTAGAGATGCTAAAAAATGGTATATTAGATGAGATTATTAAATGA
- a CDS encoding NuoB/complex I 20 kDa subunit family protein, whose product MAQHKIKYFQDGGAPIALSTVDKIVNFGRSNSLWPLTYGLACCAIEMMASGASRYDFDRFGTIFRASPRQADVLIVAGTLTKKHAEYMRRLYDQMPDPKWVISMGSCANTGGMFNTYATVQGVDRVIPVDIYLPGCAPRPETLQYALMMLQKKIRRESSFLSKKKKRLV is encoded by the coding sequence ATGGCACAGCATAAAATAAAATATTTTCAAGACGGTGGAGCACCTATTGCTCTTTCAACTGTTGACAAAATTGTAAACTTCGGACGAAGTAACTCTTTATGGCCTTTGACTTATGGTTTGGCATGTTGTGCAATCGAGATGATGGCATCTGGTGCTTCAAGATACGATTTTGATAGATTTGGAACTATCTTTAGAGCAAGTCCAAGACAAGCAGATGTTCTTATTGTCGCTGGAACTCTGACAAAAAAACATGCTGAATATATGAGAAGACTATATGACCAAATGCCAGATCCTAAATGGGTTATTTCTATGGGTTCATGTGCAAATACAGGTGGAATGTTTAATACCTATGCCACTGTTCAAGGAGTAGATAGAGTAATACCAGTTGATATTTATCTTCCTGGATGTGCTCCAAGACCTGAAACTTTACAGTATGCTCTTATGATGCTTCAAAAGAAAATAAGAAGAGAATCTTCATTTTTATCTAAAAAGAAAAAGAGGTTAGTATAA
- a CDS encoding DUF262 domain-containing protein — protein MNVEARSQLIKQILNKGKFIIPEYQREYDWTEDNLNLFLEDIIDTEKDENYFIGHMVCEGDYNGSEFKVIDGQQRITTITIMLSAIRDVFFEKKLDKFANGIHNKYIFSTDVEENEYVVLDNQMPYPILQDYVQSLPENKSQIYKPKKSGEKKIVLAYNKFISEFSKFDEEELKVFRDKILNLEVIFVAVDDEVDAFTIFETLNAKGKDLTPMDMIKNQVFKNYKKQTHKNEPNDSWKLIINNIENNNVKFLNNFWASRYKKVSDKNIYKEFMKEAKKGTFDHNKFVEDLLSDSKLYNSVVLPKKSDWKKDEYNIFISLNAISIFNVKVSNAMILSVLREYKNKSISLKYCEKALLSIEKFHFLNNAICSFRSSGLDTMYSRISRDLYDAEDKHLKHKCIDTMVKNLEEKKPDIEKVKANIDEKLYYSKETKAGEKQKKLVKYVLDKLEYQMHSSSVDYLDTSIEHIYPEKAKKSEWEELIDKKLIMNIANLTLLDRNLNSEVGNKSYSNKKAIILEKTNLLSTRALFKSHYDWTTEEINRRKETILNLIYDEIWK, from the coding sequence ATGAATGTTGAAGCTAGAAGTCAATTAATTAAACAAATTCTGAATAAGGGAAAATTTATAATCCCTGAGTACCAAAGAGAATATGATTGGACAGAGGATAATCTAAATCTATTTTTAGAAGATATTATTGATACTGAGAAAGATGAAAATTATTTTATAGGACATATGGTTTGTGAAGGTGACTATAATGGTTCAGAATTCAAGGTTATTGATGGACAACAAAGAATTACAACAATAACTATTATGTTATCTGCAATTAGAGATGTTTTCTTTGAAAAAAAGTTAGATAAATTTGCAAATGGGATACATAATAAATATATATTTTCAACAGATGTGGAAGAAAATGAATATGTTGTACTTGATAATCAAATGCCATATCCAATATTACAAGATTATGTTCAAAGTCTACCAGAAAATAAAAGCCAAATATATAAACCAAAAAAATCAGGTGAAAAGAAAATTGTCCTAGCATATAATAAATTTATATCTGAATTTTCCAAATTTGATGAAGAAGAACTAAAAGTTTTTAGAGATAAAATACTTAATTTAGAGGTAATTTTTGTTGCAGTAGATGATGAAGTAGATGCTTTTACTATTTTTGAAACGTTAAATGCTAAAGGTAAAGATTTAACGCCAATGGATATGATAAAAAATCAAGTATTTAAGAATTATAAAAAACAAACTCATAAAAATGAACCAAATGATAGTTGGAAATTAATAATTAATAATATTGAAAATAATAATGTTAAGTTTTTAAATAATTTTTGGGCATCAAGATATAAGAAAGTATCAGATAAAAATATATATAAAGAGTTCATGAAAGAAGCTAAAAAAGGTACATTTGATCATAACAAATTTGTAGAGGATTTATTAAGTGATTCAAAATTATATAATAGTGTTGTCTTACCTAAAAAAAGTGATTGGAAAAAAGATGAATATAATATTTTTATTTCATTAAACGCAATATCTATATTTAATGTAAAGGTTTCTAATGCGATGATCCTTTCAGTTTTGAGAGAATATAAGAATAAAAGCATTTCTTTGAAATATTGTGAAAAAGCTTTGTTATCAATAGAAAAGTTTCATTTTTTAAATAATGCGATTTGTTCATTTAGATCTTCAGGATTAGATACAATGTATTCTAGAATATCAAGAGATTTATATGATGCAGAAGATAAACACTTGAAACATAAATGTATCGATACAATGGTAAAAAATCTTGAAGAAAAGAAACCTGATATAGAAAAAGTAAAAGCAAATATAGATGAAAAACTTTACTATTCAAAAGAAACTAAAGCAGGTGAAAAACAAAAGAAATTAGTCAAATATGTTTTAGATAAACTTGAATATCAAATGCATTCAAGTAGTGTTGACTACTTAGATACGAGTATAGAACATATTTATCCAGAAAAAGCAAAAAAGTCAGAATGGGAAGAGTTGATAGATAAAAAACTTATAATGAATATTGCAAATTTGACACTTTTAGACCGTAATTTAAATAGTGAAGTAGGTAATAAAAGCTATTCCAATAAAAAAGCTATTATTCTAGAAAAAACAAATTTATTGTCAACTAGAGCTTTATTTAAGAGTCATTATGATTGGACGACAGAAGAAATTAATAGAAGAAAAGAAACTATATTAAATTTAATTTATGATGAGATATGGAAATAA
- a CDS encoding DNA adenine methylase — MTVNKKINFIETQPFVKWVGGKRGLLSQIFEHIDTKFNNYFEPFVGGGALFFELYNRGLLYDKEIYLFDINAELINTYNIVKNNPYELIEQLKEFKDKHSKEFYYEIRAWDREESFFERTNIERAARFIYLNKTCFNGLYRVNRKNQHNVPIGNYKNPNICDEKVILNSSKALQNAHILNVSYKNVLEYAKKDDLVYFDPPYYPLNDTSSFTSYSEFEFLKKEQEELKEVYDKLVHMNCQVLHSNSDTEYIKNLYKEYQINEILANRFINSKSNGRGKISEVLIKN, encoded by the coding sequence ATGACTGTAAATAAAAAAATAAATTTTATTGAGACACAACCTTTTGTTAAATGGGTAGGTGGCAAAAGAGGTCTTTTATCTCAGATTTTTGAACATATAGATACTAAATTTAATAACTATTTTGAACCATTTGTTGGTGGTGGAGCATTGTTCTTTGAATTATATAATAGAGGGCTTTTATATGATAAAGAAATCTATTTATTTGATATTAATGCAGAACTTATTAATACTTACAATATTGTAAAAAATAATCCTTACGAATTAATAGAACAATTAAAAGAATTTAAAGATAAACATTCAAAAGAATTTTATTATGAAATTAGAGCTTGGGATAGAGAAGAAAGTTTTTTTGAAAGAACAAATATAGAAAGAGCGGCGCGTTTTATTTATTTAAATAAAACGTGCTTTAATGGACTTTATAGAGTAAATAGAAAAAATCAACATAATGTACCTATTGGTAATTATAAAAATCCAAATATATGTGATGAAAAAGTGATTCTTAATTCTTCAAAAGCCTTACAAAATGCACATATCTTAAATGTTTCATATAAAAATGTTTTAGAATATGCAAAAAAAGATGATTTAGTGTATTTTGACCCTCCATACTATCCTCTTAATGATACTTCTAGTTTTACTTCATATAGTGAATTTGAATTTTTAAAAAAAGAGCAAGAAGAGCTAAAAGAAGTTTATGATAAGTTAGTTCACATGAATTGTCAAGTATTACATAGTAATTCTGATACTGAGTATATAAAAAATTTATATAAAGAATATCAAATTAATGAGATACTGGCAAACAGATTTATTAATAGTAAAAGTAATGGACGTGGAAAAATTAGTGAAGTTTTGATAAAAAATTAA
- a CDS encoding L-lactate permease, giving the protein MEISTQAFFAALPIFVAAVLLVGFRWPAKKAMPVVFIVTALVAFYVWQVSFNRILASSIQGFLITIAVLWIIFGAILLLNTLKHSGAIKAIREGFNNVSPDRRVQVIIIAWLFGSFIEGASGFGTPAAIAAPLLVAIGFPAMAAVMIGMMIQSTPVSFGAVGTPILIGVNKGLDSDTISHSLQAVGSNWDSYLQIITSEVAIIHAITGTLIPLFMTIMMTRFFGQNKSWTEGLSILPFAIFGGLAFTIPYALTGVFLGAEFPSLIGALVGLPIVVFAAKKGFLLPKDSWDFAPKEKWPVHWVSKLEMNMDAMNTKIDMSLAKAWIPYVLVAIILVITRVSSEAKALVTSWVIPFKNILGEGLGYSITPLYLPGGILVFVVLITYFLHKMEFKEMQASLSESSKVMLGAGFVLVFTIPLVRILINSGVNASGFESMPVAMAKYVAHSVGDIYPLFAPLVGALGAFIAGSNTVSNMMLSQFQFGVADALGLSTALMIALQAVGAAAGNMIAIHNVVAASATVGLLDQEGETLRKTIIPTIYYCLIAGILGLISMYYLGITDPLVK; this is encoded by the coding sequence ATGGAGATAAGCACTCAAGCCTTTTTTGCTGCACTTCCTATATTTGTTGCAGCTGTATTATTAGTTGGATTTAGATGGCCAGCTAAAAAAGCGATGCCAGTTGTATTTATAGTGACTGCACTTGTAGCCTTTTATGTATGGCAAGTAAGTTTTAATAGAATACTTGCATCATCAATTCAAGGTTTTTTGATTACCATAGCTGTTTTATGGATAATCTTTGGTGCAATTTTATTGTTAAATACACTTAAACACTCAGGAGCTATAAAAGCTATTAGAGAAGGGTTTAACAACGTAAGCCCAGATAGAAGGGTACAAGTTATTATCATAGCTTGGTTATTTGGTTCATTTATTGAGGGTGCATCTGGATTTGGAACACCAGCTGCTATTGCAGCTCCACTTTTGGTTGCTATTGGTTTCCCTGCCATGGCTGCTGTTATGATTGGAATGATGATTCAAAGTACACCTGTATCATTTGGTGCAGTTGGAACTCCAATTTTAATTGGTGTAAATAAGGGATTAGACTCTGATACTATTAGTCACTCTTTACAAGCAGTTGGTTCAAACTGGGATAGTTATTTACAAATAATCACTAGTGAAGTTGCAATCATTCATGCTATAACTGGAACATTGATTCCTCTATTTATGACTATTATGATGACTAGATTTTTTGGTCAAAATAAATCATGGACAGAAGGATTATCAATCTTACCATTTGCTATTTTTGGTGGATTAGCCTTTACTATTCCTTATGCACTTACAGGTGTATTTTTAGGTGCTGAGTTCCCATCACTAATTGGTGCTTTAGTTGGACTTCCAATTGTAGTATTTGCTGCAAAAAAAGGATTCTTACTTCCTAAAGATTCTTGGGATTTTGCTCCAAAAGAAAAATGGCCAGTTCATTGGGTATCTAAACTTGAAATGAACATGGATGCAATGAATACAAAAATTGATATGTCTTTAGCAAAAGCTTGGATTCCATATGTGCTTGTTGCAATTATCTTAGTTATTACAAGAGTATCTAGTGAAGCAAAAGCTTTAGTTACATCTTGGGTAATACCTTTCAAAAATATTTTAGGTGAAGGCTTAGGTTATTCTATTACTCCTTTATATTTACCAGGTGGGATTTTAGTATTTGTTGTGTTGATTACTTATTTCTTACATAAAATGGAATTTAAAGAGATGCAAGCTTCACTAAGTGAATCTTCAAAAGTAATGTTAGGTGCTGGGTTTGTTCTTGTATTTACTATTCCATTAGTTAGAATTCTTATCAATTCTGGAGTAAATGCTTCTGGGTTTGAGTCTATGCCTGTTGCTATGGCAAAATATGTAGCACACTCTGTTGGTGATATTTATCCACTGTTTGCCCCATTAGTTGGTGCATTGGGAGCATTTATTGCAGGAAGTAATACTGTTTCAAATATGATGTTAAGTCAATTTCAATTTGGTGTTGCTGATGCACTTGGTCTTTCAACTGCACTTATGATAGCTCTTCAAGCAGTTGGAGCAGCAGCTGGAAATATGATAGCAATTCACAATGTTGTTGCAGCTTCGGCTACTGTTGGCTTACTTGATCAAGAGGGTGAAACATTAAGAAAAACCATAATACCTACTATTTATTATTGTTTAATTGCAGGAATTCTTGGTTTAATTTCTATGTATTATTTAGGAATAACAGATCCATTAGTTAAATAA
- the nfo gene encoding deoxyribonuclease IV encodes MKYVGAHVSASGGVYNAPINATAIGAKAFALFTKNQRQWAAKPLENDVLDKWFEEMDKCGILPKHILPHDSYLINLGHPVEESRQKSLDGFIHEIERCEILKLDRLNFHPGSHLRKISEEECLDNIALSMNKAIDSTNDVKLVIENTAGQGSNLGYKFEHLAYIIDKIEDKSRVGVCIDTCHMFTAGYDIRTREAYDKTWKEFDEIVGRQYLMGMHINDSKPDLGSRVDRHDSLGVGKIGWDAFKFIMNDERMDDIPLVLETINEEIWEQEIQDLYNLVEK; translated from the coding sequence ATGAAATACGTTGGAGCACATGTAAGCGCAAGTGGCGGAGTGTACAATGCACCCATAAATGCAACAGCAATAGGAGCAAAAGCCTTTGCTCTTTTTACAAAAAATCAAAGACAATGGGCAGCAAAACCTTTAGAAAATGATGTTCTTGATAAATGGTTCGAAGAGATGGACAAATGTGGAATATTGCCAAAGCATATTTTACCACATGATAGTTATTTGATAAATTTAGGACATCCCGTTGAAGAGAGTCGTCAAAAATCACTTGATGGATTTATCCATGAGATTGAGAGATGTGAAATACTAAAACTAGACAGACTAAACTTCCACCCAGGAAGTCATTTGCGAAAGATAAGTGAAGAAGAGTGTTTAGATAATATAGCCCTTTCTATGAATAAAGCAATTGATTCAACAAATGACGTAAAACTAGTAATAGAAAATACAGCAGGACAAGGAAGTAACCTAGGATACAAGTTTGAACACTTAGCTTACATCATAGATAAGATAGAAGATAAAAGTAGAGTAGGAGTATGTATAGATACTTGTCACATGTTTACAGCTGGATATGATATAAGAACAAGAGAAGCCTATGATAAAACTTGGAAAGAGTTCGATGAGATAGTAGGAAGACAATACCTAATGGGCATGCACATAAATGACTCAAAACCAGACTTAGGAAGTAGAGTTGATAGACACGATTCTTTAGGTGTAGGAAAGATTGGTTGGGATGCTTTTAAGTTTATTATGAATGATGAGAGAATGGATGATATTCCTCTTGTCCTAGAAACGATCAATGAAGAAATCTGGGAACAAGAAATACAAGATTTGTATAATCTTGTAGAAAAATAA
- a CDS encoding ATP-binding protein translates to MNELIKFIQSIDLQKEDLFVQLKCNLEEGKILQYLTKEYISGRDALMVIDILSEFYDVKKYEHLEKLEVIKSLLELGWLVQNSFTPVKLSELSKLELLNSSVSLTPSFLKLMEDGSMDMSLPEVTKYSDHLEYLQDQFFKIDLAQKLNVVKHNFDEKSPNIKRLKSKLTLLENRIKERVIATPNEIMLVGFFKENDLNEQEQMIFIALLKEEYSGGDESIRDMNSLIDLISHDDYEKIKNRSLLEESSKLVSTGLVDYDEMLTPFGGINRNFYIPDEVLYKISHPAKKKTRTSKIKIDNVIKEQDMFELISTDKTLEDVVLNPKTKETLDALLQQVDKKVINRLKEWGIKDRKKGIDARIIFYGIAGTGKTLTALAMAKSLKRQVLAFDCSKILSMYVGESEKNVRKIFETYNDIRDRTKSEPILLLNEADQFLSSRVTESTSGSDKMHNQMQNIFLEQIERFDGILIATTNLLESLDKAFSRRFNYKIEFVKPNKEQRLELWKKLLPENIPLDKDFDINKISEIELTGGQIELVIKNTAYKVAVMDDPIFKMEDFQEHITKEQKSQFDSENKVGFF, encoded by the coding sequence ATGAACGAATTAATTAAATTTATACAAAGCATAGACTTACAAAAAGAGGATCTTTTTGTACAATTGAAGTGTAACTTAGAAGAGGGGAAAATACTTCAATATCTTACAAAAGAGTATATAAGTGGAAGAGATGCTTTGATGGTGATTGATATTTTATCAGAATTTTATGATGTAAAAAAATATGAACATCTAGAGAAACTTGAAGTTATTAAATCATTACTTGAACTAGGTTGGTTAGTTCAAAATTCATTTACACCTGTAAAGCTAAGTGAATTATCAAAGTTGGAGTTACTAAACTCTAGTGTATCTTTAACCCCATCATTTCTAAAACTTATGGAAGATGGCTCTATGGATATGTCTTTACCTGAGGTTACAAAATATAGTGATCACTTGGAGTATTTACAAGACCAGTTTTTCAAAATAGATTTAGCCCAAAAATTAAATGTAGTTAAACACAATTTTGATGAAAAGTCACCAAATATAAAAAGACTAAAATCAAAACTTACACTTTTGGAAAATAGAATAAAAGAGAGAGTAATAGCAACACCAAACGAAATCATGCTTGTGGGATTTTTCAAAGAAAATGATCTAAATGAACAAGAGCAAATGATATTTATAGCCCTATTAAAAGAGGAGTATTCAGGTGGTGATGAATCAATAAGAGATATGAATTCACTTATTGACTTGATTTCTCATGATGATTATGAAAAAATCAAAAATAGAAGTTTACTAGAAGAGAGTTCAAAACTAGTTTCAACTGGACTTGTGGATTATGATGAGATGCTAACTCCTTTTGGTGGGATAAATAGAAATTTTTATATTCCAGATGAAGTTTTATATAAAATCTCACACCCAGCAAAAAAGAAAACAAGAACTTCAAAAATCAAAATTGATAATGTGATAAAAGAACAAGATATGTTTGAATTAATATCTACTGATAAGACATTAGAAGATGTTGTTTTAAATCCAAAAACAAAAGAAACACTTGATGCTCTTTTGCAACAAGTTGACAAAAAAGTAATAAATAGACTTAAAGAGTGGGGAATAAAAGACAGGAAAAAAGGAATTGATGCAAGAATCATCTTTTATGGTATTGCAGGTACAGGTAAAACTCTTACAGCTTTAGCTATGGCAAAATCACTTAAAAGACAAGTTTTAGCCTTTGACTGTTCTAAAATATTATCTATGTATGTGGGTGAGAGTGAAAAAAATGTTCGAAAAATCTTTGAAACATACAATGATATTAGAGATAGGACTAAAAGTGAACCAATACTTTTACTTAATGAAGCAGACCAATTTTTAAGTTCAAGGGTAACAGAATCTACAAGTGGTAGTGATAAGATGCATAATCAGATGCAAAATATCTTTTTAGAACAAATTGAAAGATTTGATGGAATACTAATAGCTACGACAAACCTTTTAGAGAGTTTGGATAAGGCATTTTCAAGAAGATTTAATTATAAAATAGAGTTTGTAAAACCAAACAAAGAACAAAGACTAGAGCTTTGGAAAAAGCTATTACCAGAAAATATCCCATTAGATAAAGATTTTGATATAAATAAAATATCAGAGATTGAACTAACAGGTGGACAAATAGAGTTGGTGATTAAAAATACTGCTTATAAAGTAGCAGTTATGGATGATCCAATTTTCAAAATGGAAGATTTCCAAGAGCATATTACAAAAGAGCAAAAATCTCAATTTGACTCTGAAAATAAAGTTGGATTTTTTTAA
- a CDS encoding NAD(P)H-quinone oxidoreductase subunit 3 gives MTHMDFSHPYFGVFIMFVLTFGAFVATVWLARLVSRKMARLDTEKLKTTYYECGPEVTKQPNTISVQFYLMALLFILFDIEIIFMFPWAVDFKVLGWFGFVEMILFIVLLTIGFIYAWKKGALEWHSIK, from the coding sequence ATGACTCATATGGATTTCTCTCATCCGTATTTTGGTGTTTTTATCATGTTTGTTTTAACCTTTGGTGCCTTTGTTGCAACAGTATGGTTAGCAAGGCTTGTAAGTAGAAAAATGGCAAGACTTGATACAGAAAAATTAAAAACTACATACTATGAATGTGGTCCAGAAGTTACAAAACAGCCAAATACTATCTCTGTACAATTTTACCTTATGGCTTTATTATTTATTTTATTTGATATAGAGATTATTTTTATGTTTCCATGGGCTGTGGATTTTAAAGTTTTAGGTTGGTTTGGATTTGTGGAGATGATTTTATTCATTGTTCTACTAACTATAGGCTTTATTTATGCATGGAAAAAAGGAGCGCTTGAATGGCACAGCATAAAATAA